From one Planococcus citri chromosome 3, ihPlaCitr1.1, whole genome shotgun sequence genomic stretch:
- the Smurf gene encoding E3 ubiquitin-protein ligase SMURF2: protein MENVGVSRNRNGTTKIRLTVLCARNLARKDLFKLPDPFAKISVDGSGQCHSTDTCKATLDPKWNQHYDLYIGKGDGITISIWNHKKVQKKQGGGFLGCVRILSSSIQKLKDTGYQRLDLCKANAEDTEPVKGQIVVSLLSREMGNGSSSNAGHIAVADPLGDISCPDILPEGWEERRTSAGRLYYVNHHTKTTQWFRPNRPVHALPSSNSSRTSSTSTNEANGGTDTNGETPDADSRLNSSLPGAFQTQSTNNDDNNNVNNCSFTGAAPTGSNNHDKKQGGSSTAAGTAVTSSTNTPTSSRTTDARSVASQQSRRRTSAGNVALNRRPKANSYYSPISSASQLEGLPEGYELRTTQQGQVYFYHIPTGLSTWHDPRIPRDIIAHLSSKELGPLPSGWEIRQTGTGRYYYVDHNNRTTQFTDPRLTPNIISLYYKRKNMAPPAFLANIMESRNINGNISHNTPETSTSASSSSNATSTAVAASSTSSAATPNTTSSSTSGPQSIETDSECLPKYRRDLVAKQKILRAELNVLQPQSGHCRFEVSRSEIFEESYRIIMKMRAKDLRKRLMVKFRGEEGLDYGGIAREWLCLLSREMLNPQYGLFQYSREDNYTLQISSDSSINPDHLSYFHFVGRILGIAVFHGHYIDGGFTTPFYKMLLNKPITLDDIEGVDPELHRSLTWLLENKIEPDVLDASFAVEVNSFGVLKAHELKANGQNIQVTEENKKEYVKLYVNYRFMRGIEQQFLALYRGFTEIVPAQLLKPFDERELELIIGGLVSIDIKDWKENTRLKHCTSETPVVKWFWQIVESYSEEMRARLLQFVTGSSRVPLQGFKALQGSTGAAGPRLFTIHVTDVPQDNLPKAHTCFNRIDIPAYNSYQRMYEKLSQAVEETCGFAVE from the exons TTCTATGCGCCCGTAACTTAGCCAGGAAGGATTTATTCA AGCTTCCAGATCCGTTTGCTAAAATTAGTGTAGATGGTTCGGGACAGTGTCATAGTACTGACACTTGCAAGGCTACTCTAGATCCGAAATGGAATCAGCATTATGATTT ATACATTGGCAAAGGAGATGGTATTACTATAAGCATATGGAATCATAAAAAAGTACAGAAAAAGCAAGGCGGAGGATTCCTCGGTTGTGTACGAATCTTGAGCAGCAGTattcagaaattgaaagatACTGGCT atCAAAGACTGGACCTATGCAAGGCAAACGCTGAAGATACGGAACCAGTCAAAGGTCAAATTGTCGTATCGTTATTATCGCGAGAAATGGGCAACGGGAGTAGCTCGAATGCTGGCCATATAGCAGTAGCCGATCCTTTGGGTGATATAAGCTGTCCGGATATTTTACCCGAAGGATGGGAAGAACGAAGAACATCGGCTGGAAGGCTTTATTACGTTAACCATCATACAAAAACCACCCAGTGGTTTAGACCTAACAG ACCTGTACACGCGTTACCATCTTCGAACTCTTCCAGAACATCGAGCACGTCCACAAACGAGGCAAACGGCGGAACAGATACGAACGGAGAAACCCCGGACGCCGATTCTCGTCTAAATTCATCTCTGCCCGGCGCGTTCCAAACGCAATCGACCAATAACGACGATAATAACAACGTGAATAACTGTTCGTTTACCGGAGCCGCACCCACTGGCTCTAATAACCACGATAAAAAACAAGGTGGTAGTTCTACAGCTGCTGGAACTGCTGTTACATCTTCCACCAATACTCCTACTTCGAGCAG GACAACTGATGCTAGATCTGTGGCCAGCCAGCAATCGAGAAGACGTACATCGGCCGGAAACGTGGCGTTGAATCGTCGGCCTAAAGCGAACTCTTATTATAGTCCTATTTCATCGGCGAGCCAACTAGAAGGATTACCAGAAGGATACG AATTGAGAACCACGCAACAAGGGCAAGTTTACTTTTATCATATACCGACCGGACTGAGCACCTGGCATGATCCTAGAATACCCCGCGACATTATCGCCCATTTAAGCAGCAAAGAACTTGGACCGTTGCCCAGCGGTTGGGAAATTAGACAAACGGGCACAGGCAGATATTACTACGTCGATCACAACAACCGAACTACTCAATTCACCGATCCGAGATTAACTCCTAATATTATATCGCTTTATTATAA ACGTAAAAACATGGCGCCTCCAGCCTTCTTGGCGAATATCATGGAGTCGAGGAATATTAACGGTAACATATCGCACAATACACCAGAAACCAGTACGTCGGCCAGTAGTTCCTCCAATGCTACCAGTACTGCTGTAGCCGCCTCTTCGACCAGTTCGGCGGCGACGCCGAATACCACATCGTCTTCTACATCGGGTCCTCAAAGTATCGAAACCGATAGCGAATGTCTTCCTAAGTATCGTCGAGATCTGGTCGCTAAACAGAAAATACTCAGAGCCGAACTGAACGTTTTACAACCGCAGAGTGGTCATTGCAGATTCGAAGTATCCAGATCGGAGATTTTCGAA GAATCTTACcgaattattatgaaaatgagaGCCAAAGATTTGCGTAAAAGATTGATGGTAAAGTTCCGCGGCGAAGAAGGCCTAGACTACGGTGGCATCGCTCGAGAATGGCTATGTTTACTGTCGAGAGAAATGTTGAACCCTCAATATGGCCTTTTTCAGTATTCTAGAGAAGATAATTACACCTTGCAAATTAGCTCTGATAGTTCAATTAATCCG GATCACTTATCGTATTTTCATTTCGTCGGACGTATTTTGGGCATAGCGGTTTTTCACGGGCATTATATAGATGGTGGATTCACGACACCGTTTTATAAAATGCTTCTGAATAAACCAATTACGTTGGACGATATCGAAGGCGTTGACCCGGAGTTGCATAGAAGTTTAACGTGGCTGTT AGAGAATAAAATCGAACCAGATGTCTTAGATGCTTCGTTTGCAGTCGAAGTGAATAGTTTCGGTGTATTGAAGGCGCACGAATTGAAAGCGAATGGTCAGAATATCCAAGTAaccgaagaaaataaaaaagaatacGTAAA GTTATACGTCAATTACAGATTTATGCGAGGAATCGAACAGCAATTTTTAGCCTTGTATCGAGGTTTCACCGAAATCGTACCAGCTCAATTGTTAAAACCGTTTGACGAACGTGAACTCGAACTTATTATCGGTGGTTTGGTATCGATCGATATTAAAGATTGGAAGGAGAACACTCGTCTTAAg cattgtaCTTCTGAAACTCCGGTCGTCAAATGGTTCTGGCAGATTGTCGAGTCGTACAGCGAAGAAATGCGAGCTAGGCTACTGCAATTCGTCACCGGTAGCTCGAGGGTTCCGTTGCAAGGCTTTAAAGCTTTACAAG gATCTACTGGAGCTGCCGGACCTCGTCTATTCACCATACACGTGACCGACGTACCCCaagataatttaccaaaagctCATACCTGTTTTAACCGTATCGATATACCAGCCTACAATAGTTACCAACGAATGTACGAAAAGCTCAGCCAAGCGGTCGAAGAAACCTGCGGTTTCGCCGTCGAATAA